From the Cystobacter ferrugineus genome, the window TCAGTCCTTCTGGTGGACGGCCGCCGGCGCGCTCCTCGTGAGCACGGGCCTGAGCCTGGCGAATGGCCTCGCCTTGCTCCTCGCGGTGATGGCGGGCCAGCGGTACGAGATGCGTCGGCTGGCCCGGTGGACCTTCTTCGCCATCGCGGCGCTGGGCACCCTGTGGGCAGGGGCGCAGTTCGTCATGAGCGATTACCTCGTGCTGCCGTTGGCCACGTTGGCCTTGGTGGCGGGCTCGGTGATCGCCGGCTGGCGCGTGTTCCGCCGTCAGAAGAGCGCGGGAATCGAATAGGGCGCCCAACGCTCCTTCCACGGGCGCGCCTGTTCGAGCTGGTACGCGAGGCCGAGCAGCAACGCGTCGGCACCGGGCGCCGCGGCGAAGTGTGTGCCGATGGGCGGACCGTCCTCCGGAAAGTGAAGGGGCACGGACATCCCGGGGCAACCCGCGATGTTCTGGATGGGCGTGTAACCCAGGGCACGCCCCGTGCGGCGGAGCAGCTCTTCACGCCCGAAAATCGGAGAGAGGTGCCCGATGCGCCACGGCTCGGTGGCGATCGTCGGCGTGAGCACCACGTCGTACCCTCGGGTCGCCTCGTCATAGGCGCGCACCGCCCGCGCGAAGGCGGCACGCGCCCATGGCAGCGCGTCGGAACCGCGCGCGAGGTAGGTCTCGACCAGCGCCCAGGTGAACGGCTCGAGTTCGCCCTGTTGCACGGGCTCGTCACGCGTCTGATCGATCTTCTCGATGACGTCCGAGACGGCCGCGCCCGAAACGAGGAAGAACGCATCACCCAGCGCGGGACCGTCGAAGAGGGGCGGAGTGATCGGCTCGACCTCATGGCCGAGCTCGATGAGCAGCGCCACCGCCTCATCGTAGGCGCGGCGCACCTTGGGCTCCGGCTCCTCTCCCATCACCGTACGCGTCCAGGCCGCGATGCGCAGCTTGCGCGCAATCGGATCGCGCACGAAGCCGACAGGCGCATCACTCGAGCGATCCTCGGTGATCGACAGGAACAGCGCGCTGTCACGCACCGAGCGGCTGATGCAGTGATCGCTCGTCATGTCCCCGAAGTCCGAGCTGGCGAAGCTCGCGGGCACCGTGCGGCCACGGCTCGGCTTGAAGCCGAAGAGACCGCACGCCGACGCGGGGATGCGAAGCGAACCACCGCCGTCGTTGGCGTGCGCGAGTGGGACGAGCCCCGCGGCGACGGCGACCGCACTGCCACCGGACGAGCCCGTGGCCGAGCAGGCGAGGTTCCACGGATTGTGCGTCACGCCCTCGAGCAACGTCTCGGTGCTGGCGAGCAATCCGAACTCAGACATCGCGCTCTTGCCGGCGCACACGAGCCCCGACTGCTCGAGCCGCCTGCCGTAGGGAGTCTGCTGCTGGGTCACGTGGGCCGCGAACAACCGCGAGCCCATCGACCACCGCAGGCCTGGCCAGGGCGTGGAGTCCTTCACCAGGAAGGGCACCCCGGAAAACGGCCC encodes:
- a CDS encoding amidase; translated protein: MVNTNELASLARLDGMAQAELCARGEVSADELFDACLARIDALNPLLRPVVTVARERPRPAGSGPFSGVPFLVKDSTPWPGLRWSMGSRLFAAHVTQQQTPYGRRLEQSGLVCAGKSAMSEFGLLASTETLLEGVTHNPWNLACSATGSSGGSAVAVAAGLVPLAHANDGGGSLRIPASACGLFGFKPSRGRTVPASFASSDFGDMTSDHCISRSVRDSALFLSITEDRSSDAPVGFVRDPIARKLRIAAWTRTVMGEEPEPKVRRAYDEAVALLIELGHEVEPITPPLFDGPALGDAFFLVSGAAVSDVIEKIDQTRDEPVQQGELEPFTWALVETYLARGSDALPWARAAFARAVRAYDEATRGYDVVLTPTIATEPWRIGHLSPIFGREELLRRTGRALGYTPIQNIAGCPGMSVPLHFPEDGPPIGTHFAAAPGADALLLGLAYQLEQARPWKERWAPYSIPALF